A DNA window from Helianthus annuus cultivar XRQ/B chromosome 15, HanXRQr2.0-SUNRISE, whole genome shotgun sequence contains the following coding sequences:
- the LOC110913162 gene encoding uncharacterized protein LOC110913162, producing the protein MSSSSSSSDGVLDDMVIAMTQETISYLREEAESFASRTRQPPLERNRLAAHERLVIFINHDGPTLILQAVASQDLWIWHAYFGMAGTNNDIAVLMSSNLFDDVIDSVAPDASFYANDVQYKYGYYLTYGIYPEWATLVKTLSCPDDEKRLYFKKKQESARKDIEWAFGVLKKRWSIIAQPSRILEKSKMRNVMYTCIILHNMILEDSGRAFCGESYDESNQSTNPILTYAEKEDIRAKIRARHTHHNLRADLTEHLWFYRE; encoded by the exons ATGTCTTCTTCGAGCTCCTCATCCGACGGTGTTCTTGACGATATGGTTATCGCCATGACGCAGGAGACGATTAGTTATTTGCGAGAAGAAGCCGAATCCTTTGCATCGCGTACCAGACAACCGCCTCTTGAACGGAATCGGTTAGCTGCTCATGAACGTCTA GTAATTTTTATTAACCACGATGGTCCTACCCTAATATTACAAGCGGTCGCTTCTcaagatttatggatttggcatgcgTACTTTGGCATGGCTGGTACGAACAATGACATTGCAGTTTTAATGTCCTCGAATCTATTCGACGATGTCATAGACAGTGTTGCACCAGATGCTTCATTCTACGCAAACGACGTGCAATATAAGTATGGCTACTATCTCACATACGGTATTTATCCCGAGTGGGCGACGTTGGTAAAAACTCTTTCGTGTCCAGATGACGAAAAAAGATTGTATTTCAAGAAAAAACAAGAGTCAGCAAGAAAAGATATCGAGTGGGCTTTCGGTGTGTTAAAGAAAAGATGGTCTATCATCGCCCAGCCGTCGAGGATACTTGAAAAAAGTAAAATGAGAAACGTCATGTATACGTGTATCATTTTGCATAACATGATATTGGAGGACTCGGGTAGAGCGTTTTGTGGAGAAAGCTATGACGAAAGTAACCAATCGACGAACCCAATACTAACATACGCTGAGAAAGAAGATATCCGGGCGAAGATACGGGCTAGGCACACACACCATAACCTTCGAGCCGATCTGACAGAGCACCTATGGTTTTATCGTGAATAA
- the LOC110910193 gene encoding pentatricopeptide repeat-containing protein At1g28690, mitochondrial: protein MGKLSLLKPSISTTKTSLIPTENSSHGQLFQLTSTSLSLSLQNYINSNTPSHGQKIHTHIIKTGFKPNTNILIKLMILHLKSSCLFYARQVFDEMPQRTLTAYNYMIAGYLKSNEVGESLSMFRRLVSCNEKPDGYTFSMILKASGSDGVMSVGSRIGCRIGKEVHAQIVKSYVVVDDVLSTALVDSYVKSGRVDYARRVFDFMMEKDVVCSTSMISGYMRQGLVEDAEDVFAKTGVKDVVVFNAMIEGYSKSVETVKKAIEVYISMQRLDFKPNMSTFASIIGACSVLAAFEVGQQVQGQLMKTDFASDIKMGSALIDMYSKCGRIEDARKVFDEMPVKNVFSWTSMIDGYGKNGDPTEALNLFNQMRNVHRIKPNHVTFLGALSACGHAGLVSKGLEIFNIMEKDYTMKPHMEHYACMVDLLGRAGRLNQALRFVTSMPEKPNSDVWAALLSSCRLHGDVEMASIAANELFKLSSNSRPGAYVALSNALADAGRWDRVIDVRELMKTRDVSKETGSSWIGTDDVGSACLHSTRDI from the coding sequence ATGGGCAAACTATCTCTACTCAAACCCTCAATCTCCACTACAAAAACCTCATTAATTCCAACTGAAAATTCCAGCCATGGTCAACTCTTTCAGTTGACCTCTACTTCCCTCTCACTATCCCTCCAAAATTACATAAATTCAAACACCCCTTCACACGGCCAAAAGATTCACACCCACATAATCAAAACTGGATTCAAACCCAACACAAACATATTAATAAAACTCATGATCCTGCACTTAAAATCTTCTTGTTTGTTTTACGCACGccaggtgttcgatgaaatgcctcaaCGAACTCTGACCGCGTATAACTACATGATCGCGGGGTATTTGAAAAGTAACGAAGTCGGGGAGTCTTTAAGTATGTTTAGGAGACTTGTTTCGTGTAATGAGAAGCCGGATGGGTATACTTTTTCCATGATCTTGAAGGCGTCGGGGAGTGATGGTGTCATGTCGGTTGGTAGTCGAATTGGATGTCGAATTGGGAAGGAGGTTCATGCCCAGATTGTGAAATCGTACGTTGTCGTGGATGATGTGCTTTCAACTGCTTTGGTGGATTCATATGTGAAGAGTGGGAGAGTTGACTATGCTAGGAGAGTGTTTGACTTCATGATGGAAAAAGATGTTGTTTGTTCGACATCGATGATTTCCGGATATATGAGACAAGGTTTGGTTGAGGATGCTGAGGACGTATTCGCGAAGACGGGTGTGAAAGATGTGGTGGTGTTTAACGCGATGATTGAAGGGTATAGTAAATCGGTTGAAACGGTTAAGAAGGCTATTGAGGTTTACATAAGTATGCAAAGATTAGATTTTAAGCCTAACATGTCTACATTTGCTAGTATCATTGGCGCTTGCTCGGTTTTAGCGGCATTTGAAGTTGGTCAACAGGTGCAAGGTCAACTCATGAAGACCGACTTCGCAAGCGATATCAAAATGGGAAGTGCGCTTATCGACATGTATTCGAAATGCGGGCGGATTGAAGACGCACGgaaagtgtttgatgaaatgcctgtgAAGAACGTGTTTTCTTGGACGTCGATGATTGACGGGTATGGAAAGAACGGTGATCCAACTGAAGCGCTCAATCTGTTTAATCAAATGCGAAACGTTCACCGGATCAAACCGAATCACGTCACTTTTCTCGGTGCACTTTCGGCTTGCGGGCATGCTGGGCTGGTCTCTAAAGGACTGGAAATATTTAACATCATGGAGAAAGATTACACAATGAAACCGCACATGGAACACTATGCGTGTATGGTTGATCTGTTGGGTCGAGCAGGACGGTTAAATCAAGCATTGCGGTTTGTAACGTCGATGCCTGAAAAGCCGAATTCTGATGTTTGGGCCGCACTGCTTAGTTCATGCAGGCTACATGGTGACGTCGAGATGGCGAGTATTGCAGCCAATGAGCTTTTTAAGTTGAGTAGTAATAGTAGGCCTGGCGCTTATGTTGCGTTGTCGAATGCTTTAGCAGATGCCGGGAGATGGGATCGCGTTATTGATGTAAGGGAACTGATGAAAACGAGAGACGTATCGAAAGAAACCGGTTCAAGTTGGATCGGGACTGATGATGTTGGTTCAGCTTGTTTGCATTCTACACGGGATATTTGA